In Allorhizobium pseudoryzae, the genomic window GCTCCATCGGCCATATCCGCACCTTTGCGGCGATGGCGGCGATTGCCGCCTGCTGCTGCATCCTGATGCCGCTGATCATTTCGCCGGCCTTCTGGGCGCTGATGCGTTTCGTGATCGGCCTGTCGGTCGCCAGCCTGTTTGCCGTCGTCGAAAGCTGGATCAACGCCAAGGTCACGAATGCCAACCGGGCGCGGACGCTGTCCGTCTACCGTCTCGTCGATCTCTCCTCGGTCACCGTGGCGCAATATCTGATCCCGACCTTCGGCGTCGAAGGCCCCATCGTCTTCTCGCTGATCGCGATTGCCATGGCCCTGTCGCTGGTGCCGATCTCGGTCGCCGACCGTTCGAGCCCGACACCGCCCGAGGCGATCAATTACGATATCCGCGCGGTCTGGCGAATCTCGCCCCTCTCCGTCGTCGGCGCCATCGCGGTCGGGCTCAGCATGGCGGCCTTTCGCAATATCGGGCCGATCTACGCGCAGGACATCGGCATGAACGTGACCGAGATCGCCACCTTCATGAGTGCCGGCATCATCGGCGGCGTGGTGCTGCAATATCCTCTCGGCATCTTTTCCGACCGGCTGGACCGACGGCAGGTGATCATCTGGGCGACGATCGGCACGATCCTGACCGGCGGCTACCTGTCCTTCTTCGCCGGCACCGATGAGACGGCCAATATCATCGGCATCTTCATCTACGGCGCCTTTGCCATGCCGCTCTATTCGTTGTGTTCGGCGCATGGCAATGATTTTGCCAAGCCCGGCGAACATGCGCTGGTCTCCGCCGGACTTCTGTTCTTCTGGTCGATCGGCGCCACCATCGGCCCGCTGCTCGCCTCGCTTCTCCTGCAGTTCATCGGGCCGCAGGTGTTTTTCATCTACACCTCGTTCATCTTCACCGGCTTTCTCTTTTACACGCTGGTGCGGATGCGCACGCGGGCCGCCATCCCGCCGGAAGAGCGTCCCGGCCGGTTCCGGGCGCTGCTGCGCACATCCGCCTATTTCAACAGGCTGGCCGGTGCGCCGAGCGACGACCGGCGCGACCATCGCCCGGGCGACCGGACAAAAGGCCCGCGCCGGTAGCAGCCTGCGGCATCATCGCACCCTCCGGCATATTGCTGATACCCGCTCTCAGGTTTAAGCAGGCCTGCAAGAAGCTGGAGGTTCCGCCATGCCCGCCCTGTCCCGCCGCACATTCCTCACCGGTAGCGCCGCGCTTGGCGCCTACGGGCTTGGCCTCGGTGGCGCAAGTCTCTATGCAACGGCATCCGCCGCAACGCCGATCACGCTGGAAGCAAAGACGGCGAATGCGCTGCTTGACGGTCAGCATCTGACGAAGGGCGTGATGACCTACGGGCTCGAGAGCGCATCCGCTGACCCCATGCCGCCGACGCTTCGGGTGAAGCGGGGCGAACCGTTTGCGGCGAAACTCGTCAACCGGCTGGACGAACCGACGACGATCCACTGGCACGGGCTGCGCATCGACAACCGCATGGACGGCGTGCCCTTCCTCACCCAGCCTTACGTCTATACCGGCGACAGCTTCGACTATGCCTTCACGCCCCCCGATGCCGGCACCTACTGGTACCACCCGCACTGCAACACGCTGACCCAGATGGGCCGCGGCATGACCGGGCTCTTCATCGTCGAGAACCCGGACGATCCGGTTTTCGACGCCGAGATCGACATCAACCTGCGCGACTGGCGGCTTGGCAGCGACGGGCAGTTCATCGAACAGTTCAAGCCGCGTGATGCGGCGAAGAATGGCACCTTCGGCACCGTGCGTGGCGCGAACTGGCAGGTGCAGCCGGCCTTTGACGCGCCGGCGGGCGGGCTGGTGCGCGTGCGGCTGGCCGCAACCGACGTCACCCGCATCTACATCCTGAAGCTGGACGGGGCCGAGGCGAAGATCGTTGCCCTCGACGGCCAGCCGCTTGCTGCCCCGCTTGCCCTCGACCAGGTGACGATCGGCCCCGGCCAACGGCTCGACCTCGTGATCCGCATGCCGGAGAGTGAGGACCAGACGGTGTCGCTATCCGACATCCGGCCTTCCACGGCCAAGGTCGTTGCGACGTTCCGTGCGACGGGAGCCTCGCTGAAGCGGGATCTCGGCGAGGTGCGGCCTCTGCCTGCCAATCCCTGGATGCCGCCGGACCTGAAAAATGCCGAAACCATCCCGCTTATCCTGAGTGCGACGGCGGAGAATGCGGCAAAGGAAAGCTTCTGCGGTTCGCTTGGGTATTCCTTCTGGGCGATCAACAAGGTGCCGTGGCCAGGCGACACGTCGGACCCGATGGCGCCGCTTGCCGAACTGAAGCGCGGACGAAGCTACATCCTCAACCTGGAAAACCCGACGCCGCACCTGCATCCGATCCACCTGCACGGCATGAATTTCCAGGTGATCGCCTCGAATGCGAGGGCGGTGGCGCCCCTGATTTCCGACACCTATCTTGTCCTTCCGGACGAAAAGGTTCAGCTTGCTCTGGTTGCCGACAATCCGGGAGACTGGGTGCTGCATTGCCATATCATCGAACACCAGAAAACGGGCATGACCTCCTACATCCGGGTCACCTGAAGGCACGGTGCCACGCGAGGTGCCTGTGACTTCGACCACGCTGACGGACACACTTCGCATCCTGGAGCCGGCACCCGGGATCTTTGCCTATTATGACGGCCGCATTCCGGGCAAACGCCTGCATTCGCCGGAGCGGAACTGGCTGGACGACGGCGCCTATTCGCTCGGCATTGCGAGCTACGCGATCGTCTGCGGGCGCCAGGCGCTGGTCTACGATACGCATATCAGCCTCGACCACGCGCGCTTCATCCGCGCCCATCTCGCCGCGATCGGGGTCAGCGACATCGAGGTGGTGCTCAGCCACTGGCATACCGACCACATCGCCGGCAATGCGGTGTTTTCCGATTGCATGATCATCGCCAATCCGCAGACGGCGCTCGTCATGGTGGAGAATGACCGGCTGCTTGCGCAGAAGAGCCCGCCGATCCATCCGCTCGTGCTGCCCAACCGGCTGTTTGACGGGCGGCTATCGATTGCCTACGGCACCCGGCGTATCGAGCTTTTGCAGTTCAACATCCACAGCGCCGACGGGACGGTCGTCTGGCTGCCCGGCGAAGGCCTGCTTCTGGCGGGCGATACGCTGGAGGACACGATCACCTACGTCTCGGAGCCGGAGAATATCGGGGTCCACATCCAGGAACTCGGGCGGCTGTCCGAACTGCCGATCCGGCGCATCCTGCCCAATCATGGTGCCGACGATCGCATTGCCGGCGGCGGCTACGATGTTGGCCTCATCGAAGCGAACCGTCGCTATCTGCACCGGCTCTCGCGGCAGATTGATGAGCCCGACCTGCCGGAGCGGCCGCTCTCCGCTTTCCTGTGGGAGGAACTTTCGGAA contains:
- a CDS encoding multicopper oxidase family protein; the protein is MPALSRRTFLTGSAALGAYGLGLGGASLYATASAATPITLEAKTANALLDGQHLTKGVMTYGLESASADPMPPTLRVKRGEPFAAKLVNRLDEPTTIHWHGLRIDNRMDGVPFLTQPYVYTGDSFDYAFTPPDAGTYWYHPHCNTLTQMGRGMTGLFIVENPDDPVFDAEIDINLRDWRLGSDGQFIEQFKPRDAAKNGTFGTVRGANWQVQPAFDAPAGGLVRVRLAATDVTRIYILKLDGAEAKIVALDGQPLAAPLALDQVTIGPGQRLDLVIRMPESEDQTVSLSDIRPSTAKVVATFRATGASLKRDLGEVRPLPANPWMPPDLKNAETIPLILSATAENAAKESFCGSLGYSFWAINKVPWPGDTSDPMAPLAELKRGRSYILNLENPTPHLHPIHLHGMNFQVIASNARAVAPLISDTYLVLPDEKVQLALVADNPGDWVLHCHIIEHQKTGMTSYIRVT
- a CDS encoding MFS transporter is translated as MSTIRPLVPLLVTAGILIGGNGLQGTYIALRGSAEGFSPSTIGLIGAGYSIGFAVGCLYVTRILRSIGHIRTFAAMAAIAACCCILMPLIISPAFWALMRFVIGLSVASLFAVVESWINAKVTNANRARTLSVYRLVDLSSVTVAQYLIPTFGVEGPIVFSLIAIAMALSLVPISVADRSSPTPPEAINYDIRAVWRISPLSVVGAIAVGLSMAAFRNIGPIYAQDIGMNVTEIATFMSAGIIGGVVLQYPLGIFSDRLDRRQVIIWATIGTILTGGYLSFFAGTDETANIIGIFIYGAFAMPLYSLCSAHGNDFAKPGEHALVSAGLLFFWSIGATIGPLLASLLLQFIGPQVFFIYTSFIFTGFLFYTLVRMRTRAAIPPEERPGRFRALLRTSAYFNRLAGAPSDDRRDHRPGDRTKGPRR
- a CDS encoding MBL fold metallo-hydrolase → MTSTTLTDTLRILEPAPGIFAYYDGRIPGKRLHSPERNWLDDGAYSLGIASYAIVCGRQALVYDTHISLDHARFIRAHLAAIGVSDIEVVLSHWHTDHIAGNAVFSDCMIIANPQTALVMVENDRLLAQKSPPIHPLVLPNRLFDGRLSIAYGTRRIELLQFNIHSADGTVVWLPGEGLLLAGDTLEDTITYVSEPENIGVHIQELGRLSELPIRRILPNHGADDRIAGGGYDVGLIEANRRYLHRLSRQIDEPDLPERPLSAFLWEELSEGWISYFEPYERVHRDNIAALRGARTRQGADNNKSENIPPNA